ATTGATCAACGAAGTCGGCAAGAAAGGAAAGATGATGGGTAGAAACTTTGCCTACCGGCCAATTGTGTTGGATGCCCCACGAGAATCCTTGGGAAGGTTTGTTGAGGCAGAGGTCGTTGATGTGGAGAAAAACTATCTGTTGGGTAGAGTTTTATCAGGATGCTGACTGTGGTAGTGGCCCCTCTTCAACTGTGACAACACCCTGCATCCATGGATGAGGCGTGCAGTGATAGGGATATATGCCCGCCCTTCCGAAAGTAAAGACCCAAGTCTCATTTGGACCGAACAATCCCGAGTCGAACAGACCCTGGTCAGAAGTTACAGTGTGTCCTACGTTCACTGTCTCGCCGTTTACCCATATAACGGTGCTGTTGTAGCCAGCCAAGACCCTGACGTTCGCCGGTGAATATGTTTCGGTTGCAGCTGGGTCGAAGGAGCCGGGCAAAATCACTATCGTTACGTTAAACGGGGTGGGGCCTGTCAAGCCAACTTCTTCAATCTTCATGAAAGGACCTATTTGCAGTGCCGCCGAAACCAGAACAAATGATACTAGGCCTATGCCTAGGAAGCTTAGGGCGTAGACTTTCCCCCCTGTCAATACCGGTAACCCGCCTCGGAACAAGCCAATAGGCAGCATCACAATACCTAGAGCGAGCAGGAACCCCGAAAACTCCGCAAGAGGCCGCATAGTCTCGCTTATCCCCATAAACGGTATGAAAATCCCCGCAACACCCATGATTATGAAGAGGATAGCGACGGCGAGGATTGTCTCGTCCATGCCAAGAAAACTGCTTTGGCGATTTTTAAGTTATAACCTAATTCAACGCGATTGGAGGGGGTATAATAACCAGATGTATTTAGGGATGTTGAGCGGCGTTGATGGCTGCGGTGCTGGGTGGCACAGGTGACCTCGGGTTTGGGCTGGCGGCACGTCTTGCCAAAGCAGGTGTAGATGTTGTCATCGGTTCTCGAAGGCTTGAACGTGCTGTTGAGGCTGCGGAGAAAATAAGGGCCCTTGTGGGTAGAGAAAATGTTAATGGCGCTGTCAACAGAGATGCTGTAAAAGCAGCTGAGGTTGTTTTCTTCAGCGTGCCCTATGAAGGTCTCGTGGAGATAGCCCGAGACGTGGCGCCGTTTCTACAGCCGTTTACGGTGAGCGTCTCCTGTGTAGTGTCTTTTGCCGAGGACGTGTGCGCGGCCGAGATGCTTGCCGAGAACCTGCAACAGGGAGCCAAGGTGGTCTCAGCGCTTCATACAGTAAGCGCATCCCTACTCTCCGACATATCCAGAGCAGTCAACTCTGATACCTTCATCTTCGGAGACGACCGAGACGCCAAGAAGAAGGTAGCCAACTTATTGAAACTCGTAGAGGGCCTCCGGCCAGTGGACGGCGGTCCATTAAAAAACTCCCGATACGGAGAGCTTTTTACCAGATTTCTGGTCGGAGTGAATAAGCGGTATGGTGTTTCATGGGCGGGTTTACGTGTTACTTGGCTTGATGACGAAGTGGTGAATAGGAGATGGGAGCTGTGAAAGTTTCGCCCCACATCTTCAGGGCCTATGACATCCGCGGAGTCTACCGTGTTGACCTAGATGAGAGCCTCGCTTACAGCGTTGGCCGGGCTTTCGGCAAAATTGTTACCGGAAAAGTGGTGGTCGGGCGGGATGTGAGGAGAAGCGGTGAATCGCTTGTCAAAGCATTATGCGATGGCTTGACGGACGCGGGGCATGATGTGTTAAACCTCGGAGTCTGCACGACTCCCGCATGCTATTTCGGAGGCCGGTTCTACAGAGCGGGAGGAGGAGTCATGGTAACGGCGAGCCACAATCCTCCAGATTGGAACGGCTTCAAAATGTTTCTCGGAGACGGTGAAACAGTTTCCCAAGGAGCTGGCATGGAAAAGATAAGGGACATGATCATCAACGGCGACTTGGGTTCACCTGCGAAGGAGAAAGGCGTTGTCGAGAAAGTGGATTTTCAGAGCGTCTACATCCAGCACATCGTCTCAAGATTCTCGCCGATGTATGGATTGAGGATGGCGGCGGATTTCAGCGACGGTTCCGCGTCGCTATGTTTTCCACAAATCTGCGAAAAACTTGGGATAACTTTGAGGCAGTTGAACAACAACCCTGACGGCTACTTCAGAGGTCACATGCCTGAGCCAACCGAGGAAAACATCTCCGAGCTGAAACAAGTCGTGATAGCCGAAAAACTTGACTTCGGTGTGGCGTTCGACGGAGACGCGGACAGAGCAGTCTTCGTCGACGATATGGGCAGAGTTCTCCAAGGCGACATAGCCATGGCCGTTCTCCTGAAAACCCTCGACAAAAAAGGCATAATAGTCTATGACGTAAACTCCTCAACTGCGTTGAAGGAGATGGCTGAAAAACTCGGCTTCACACCCATGGAGTGGAAAGTGGGCCGAGCCTTCCTACACAGAAAAGTGAGGGAGCTCGGAGCAGTCATGGGAGGTGAAAAAAGCAACCACCTATACTTCGGAGAACTTGAAGGAGACGATGACGCAATATATGCAGCCCTTAAGATGGCTACACTTCTTCACCGCACAAAAACATCTTTGTCAAAACATGTCGACGAGATACCGAAATACCCTACAACACCTATACTTGTCTATGATTGCCCTGACGAGAAAAAGTTTGCAGTTATAGAAAAGATTTCTGAACGGCTTTCACAGATGGGCTTCAAGACAAACAACTTGGACGGGGTCAAGGCATACGGTGAGGAAGGCTGGATACTCATCAGGGCGTCTAACACGATGCCGCAGATTAAAATGTCCATCGAGGCGAAGAAGGCTGAGTCACTTAACATGCTTAGGCAGCTGGGTGAAAGGCTGATTAGAGAGGCCATGGAGACGGTGTGAAAAGGATTTGGAGAACTGGCTCGAAACAATCGCGGTCACCTATGGACCGTTGGGAGTTTTCGCGGTCTCGCTGCTGGGCAGCATACTCCCATTCGTGCCCGTCCCCTATCTCATCGTCGTGGTCCTGCTCAGCGACACAGTGAACCCTCTCATCCTCGGACTCGCAGCCGGCATAGGCGGGTCAATCGGCAAAATAACTTCATACATCATCGGAAGACTTGGATACCGTTTACTCAGTGATGAGAAAAAGAAAAGCATGGACACCCTTAGAGAGTTCATCGGCAAATACGGTGACATCGGTGTCTTCATATTCGCATTAACTCCTCTGCCCGACGACGTCTACATCATACCGGCTGGAATGGTCAAGCTGAGTTTCTGGAGATTTCTCCTAGCGAACACCGCTGGAAAAATACTGCTGGCAATCATCGTGGCGCTATTGAGCAAGACCTACTTCGAATATTCCAAGCTTTTCCTCGGCGAGACCAGCTGGTTGTCCACAGCAGGGGCAGTAGTGGCCATGGTTGTGCTCACAATTATACTTCTCCGAACTGACTGGGAAAAACTGTTGAAAACTTGGGAGGAGCGTGGGTGGAGAGGGGTGTTGAGAGAATGGGTTAAGTGGAGGAACAAAGGCTAGGAGACGTTAGCTGGGGACAGCTATATTTGGCGGTCTTAAAGCTGTATCACGGGTTGGAGCCAAAGTATTATGTGGAGGTCAAAGTAGCAGACAGGCCTCTCAAGGTGAATAAAGACGCGTTAGAGGTTGTCAAGGGTGTTGTGAAGGGGAAGATGTTGACGAGAATGAAGAAAGAGTATGTTGACTGCCCGCTCGAAGGGGGTCCCGTGGCTTTTCTCAGCTGCTTTGTCTGCGTCAGCCACATAAGGAGAGTGAAGGGCGTGGTTCACTGCGCTGGAACCGAGAGGAGGACACGGGAATGAGCAGGTATTCGCTATTTTTCTCAGGCTTAATCACTTTGATTTTCGGTGTATTCATGGCTTTCGCGGGCCTCCCCTTCTCATACATCTTTCTCTTCTCTGGAATAATCATGACGGTGTTGGGGGCTTTTCTAAAGCCACCTGTTTCGGTAGAGCCTGACCCTGGGAAGAAGTTCTGCTGGCACTGCTACCAGCAGATTCCAGCCGACGCCGGGATATGCCCACACTGTAAGCTAAAGCAGTGAATTGTTAACCTGTTTGCAGAACTTTGAGCGGGATTTCGGCGTAGATGGCTCTAACAAGGGCCCTGCCATGCTCCGAGTTCTTTCTAACGGTGATTACTCCTTTCCGGCCCACGGTAGCCGAGAAAAGAAACTTTTCCCCTGCATAAACCGCTACAGTTTTTCCCGCCATTTTTTCACCGAGCTCGAGGCGGAGGCTGTTACCAGATTCTCTGACTTCAAAAGGCACCTCTACACCGATTGACGCGATACGCGGCTCAACGTCCAGAGACACACCCAGCTCCTTCTCAAGCCTCGCTATGTTCTCACCTCTGCGGCCAATTATCTTAGGCAATACTTCTCTGTCAACCTTCACGATGGCCTTCTTGCGGGACACCATCTCTACTTGTACATTCTCGTCAAATGAACGCAAAGCCTCCACAATTTTTTCCCTGAGTTCACGGGTCTCGGACCTAACCTCATCATGTAGCTTCTTCACAGGTATGATGACGTTTTCCTCGCCGAAAGTGTATATCTCGTACTCGAGCTCATCTGTGAGAAAGTCACGCACCTCTACCAAGGGCCTTGACAAGTCCTCCTCCGACATTCCCGTGGGCACTCTGACTGTCATGGATAGGTTGTAGACTTTGGCTATGCGTCCTGCGTCGAGGAAAATTACGGTGTCGATGATGTGTGGGACCATACCTAGCTCAACCCTGCCGATGAACCTTTGGATGGCGCTGACGGCTTCACTCGCATGCACCACCCCTATCATACCGATGCCCGCCAGCCTCATGTCGCTGAAGACTTGGAAGTCACGGTCACGCCTTATCTCATCAAAAACTGTGTAATCGGGTCTCACCAACAGCAGTATCTCGGCGGTCTTCTCAAAATCACCCTCCAACGGCCCGTACTGGGTTATATCGGGCCCCACCTGTAGGTCACGCGGAGACTCGAGTGTCTTAACTATCTTACCCATTCTGCTGTAGAATTCTGCGAGGCTCGCTGCGAAAGTGGATTTTCCGCTTCCCGGCGGCCCCGCTATCAAGATACCCTCAGCTTTTTTCTCGAGACGCTCCAGAAGCTTCGGCGGCAGCTTGTAATCCTCTATGCGGAGTTTGACGATTGGCCTGACGATGGTGACCTCAAGGCCGCTGCTGAAAGGAGGCCTCGCCACTGCGATGCGGTAGTTGCCTATCTGCGCAACAAAGGCCCCTGCACGCACTATCTCGATATTGGCCTCGGGCTTCACCCGCGCATATTCGGTGACCTCTTTTATCAGGTTGTTAAGCTCTTCTGCAGTTAAAGGCTGTTCACCTATTTTGACCAGCTGAAACTGGCCCGGCTTCCCCCGTTTAGCCATCAGGGGCACACCTTCCTTGAAGTGGAGGCTGAGGGTGTCTTCGGTGAAGTATCTCTCAAATGAGAGTTGGGTCGGAAGCTCCTTCGGCGGGAAATAGCGCACCTGGACCCCCTCGGCCTCTGCCACCAAAGACTGTACATAGTCAGATGTTATGAGGACAGCGTTTTCACGTTTAGCCGCCTCGCGTATAATGGCATCAATCCTCCCTTTCCTAGCGAGCTTGATGTCCTCGAGGCTGGGTCTCTCGCCCACTATTCTGATGTTGAGTCTATGCTGCTCAGCTATGCTTCTGACTTTCTTTAACTCGTTGAGGCCAACAAACCCCGGCTCCCGTTTCTGCGAGGCCTGTGCCTGAAGCTCGTCTATGGCCGCAGCCGGCAGTATCACTTCACAGCCGTCGAGAAGACCTTGTTCAACCAATTGTGTGAGAGTTCCGTTGATTATTGTGGAGGTGTCTGGGACAACTTTCGTGAGATGCACTCCGAGATGGTTAAGTAGCTCGCTAGGGTTGTGCGCTATCTCAGTTGCACCATTTTCCATAAATTTTTCAGCACTGTGAAGCCCCCAGGCCACGGCGATAAACCGTGCTCCAGCTTCCCGTGCAGCCCGCAAATCGTTCACACTATCGCCAACGTAGACGATTGATGAGATAGGTATCCTCATGTCTTCAGCTATTTTGAGCAAGATGTCTGGACGTGGCTTCATCTTCTCGACATCGTCGCGTGTGTAAACATGTTCGAAATATTTGTCGAGTCCTGTTTTTTTCAAGGCCTCTTCGACCGCTTCTCTGTGGGAATTGGTTGCGACAACGAGCTTGAATCCCAGTGTCTTGAGTTTTTCGAGTACATCGGCTATTCCAGGTGTTGCTTCAGCTTGCTCAGCTGATTTTCTGTCCTCGTTACGGAGTATGTTCTGGATTTCTTCACGGAGTTTGGCGAATTCGTGAGGCGGAAGCAGGTGGGACGCTCTGTCGAGAAAGTCTTGAATGGATTCGTTTTCACGCAGCTCGAAGCCGTGTTGCTTGGCCACCTCTGATACACGTTTTTTTACTTGAAAGATGTCGAACTTCATCTTGATTAATGTGCCGTCGAGGTCCATTACCACGATTGACGAGCTAGGAGTCAAGCATCATCACTACAACTATGCATAAATGCTGCATCATAAAACTTCTACATCGTGAGAAACGTAGCTATCGTAGGTGTGGGACAGTCTCCCTTCGGCAGAGCCTCCGACAAGGGGATTAATGAATTGGCTTGGCAGGCCATCAAACAAGCTCTTCAGGATGCTGGCATAACTCAGAAAGATGTAGGGTTTGTGTCGGTGGCTAACGTAGGCGGATGGAGCGCAGAGCCGCTGCCCGCTGTTTCGGTTAACGAGTACGCGGGGTTGACGGGTGTGGGGACTTACCGTGTCGAGGCCGCGTGTGCATCAGGGTCTGCGGCTCTGGTAACCGCGGCGAATCTAGTTTCATCTGGGGCTGTTGACATAGCGTTGGCTGTTGGAGTGGAGAGGATGAACGAGTCACCTACTCCGACGGCTGTGGAGCTGATTGGAAGGGCTGGGAACTATTTCTGGGAGTTCGAAATGTTCGGCCTCACTTTCCCCAGCTACTACGCACTCTACGCAACAGCCTACATGAACAAATACGGCGCCACTGAGGAAGACCTCGCAAAAATCTCGGTGAAAAACCATTTCTACGCATCCTTCAACGAATACGCTGCTTTCAGGAAGAGGGTTACAGTGGAGGAGGTTTTGAAAAGCAGACCTGTGGCATGGCCGCTAAAGCTTCTTGACTGCAGCCCAATAACAGACGGGGCGGCGGCTGTTGTGTTGGCTTCTGAAGACGTGGCGAGGAAGTTGACCGACACGCCTGTATGGATTGCTGGATTCGGCTACGGCTCGGACACATCCAACCTCAGCAAGAGACCCGACTTTCTCACGTTGAGGGCGACCCGGAAAGCCGCTGCAGAGGCCTACAAGAAAGCCGGTGTAGACCCGTCCAAGCCGGTGAAGAGTTTTGACGTGGTTGAGGTACATGACTGTTTCACGATTGCCGAGATACTTGCGTATGAGGATTTGGGTTTTGCGGCTCCGGGGCAGGGATACATGCTAGCCCGTGAGGGTGAGACCTACAAGGGCGGGTTGATACCTGTTAACTTGGATGGTGGATTGAAGGCGAAGGGGCATCCCATCGGCGCCACAGGTGTGAGCATGGCCGCTGAAATAACCAAGCAGCTGAGACAGGAGGCTCCGGCGGAAAGGCAGGCAGACATCGTGAAGGGCATGGGGTTGGCGCACAACGTTGGTGGAACAGGCCACTACGCATACATAACCATCTACAGCCTCAAGAAACCCGGGTGAGACGTGTGTCGACGATTCCACGTGAAGAACTTGAGAAGATGGTGAAGAGCTGGCTGGAGATGGTTGAGCAGATAACGAGAAGCGAGGGGCTTCCGATTGTTCCCGACGAAAAGACGAGCGACCCCCTATGGGTTGATTTACGCGAGCTACGCCTCAAATACCTAATACCAATTGCAAGGATCCGGAAATTTTTCGACGGACTGAAGGAGGGAAAAGTATACGCAACACGCTGCCCTGTCCAAGGTGTGTATTTTTTCCCACCGCAAGCCGATTGCCCATTCTGCATGGATGAAAACCTTGAATGGGTTGAGATAAGAGGCAAAGGAACGCTGATCACCTACACGGTTGTGAACGTCAAACCCGCCAGCTACCTACATTACCCCGACTACATAATCGCCATCGCACGGATGGAGGAAGGCTTCAACATCCTATGCTGGATGGCGGTGGACGACCCGTCGAAGCTACGCATTGGCATGCCTGTCAGACTCGTGGTGAAGAGAAGAGAACCAGAAGGATTCTTCACCTACTACCTAGAACCAGAATAAACGCCAACTAGACAGCGCTCCAGCAGTATGGCTAATATCCCACGGATGAGGATGAATAGTCATGGCGATGCTAAACGCCTCGGAGAGAAGGTTTGTCGAGGCCAACGAGCTCTGCAGACTCGCGACAACGGATGAAAACAGCCAGCCTCATGTCGTCCCCGTCGCATACATCTATTACAACAACAAATTCTACATCGCGACCGACCTAGACACCAGAAAACTCGCCAACATAAGACGCAACAACAAGGTCGCCCTCGTCATAGACAAAACCAACCCCAACAGAGCCGTCATGGTCCAGGGGCTCGCAACAATCCTGTTAAGAGGAGAAGAATATCGAACAGTTTACAAGATTTTTTATGATAGGTTTGCATGGGTGCGGCGTGACCCGTGGCAAGAAGGTGAAGCAGCTTTCATCGCCGTAGAGCCGCTGAAAGTTGTTTCATGGGGCCTCCGACAATAGTTAAATCCGGAGAAAACGGCGTCTCTACCGTTGATAGCGCCCGGCAAATGGACCGAGGAACAGAAAATCGAGGTCCTCCGCTCAAGCATCGGCAACGTCCTGATTAATCTCAAAATAATAGCAAACAACCAGCTCGCGTATCAGCTCGGCCTAATAACCGAAGAGGAGAAACAACATCTACTCAAAGCCGCCGAAGTAGCTCTCAATATGATGAAACGAGGAAAAGAGAAAGGAGTTTTCAAATGAAATAAGTTTAATTAAGATTCGTTTTTTATCTAACGCGATGAGTCGTTATCTTTTGAAGGGTGGATTCGTAGTTCCTGTTGATGGCAGCAGACGAATAATCCGTGACGGCTGCGTCCTTGTCGAAGATGATAAGATAGAGTTGGTGGGTACAAGGGAGGAGGTTATGCCTCATGCTAGGGGGGCTGAAGTAGTTGACGCGGAGAAATGTCTCATCATCCCCGGGCTAATCGACACCCATGTCCATCTTGCGCAGGCACTTTTACGTGGCGTTGTGCCCGACAACCTCACCCTTATTCCCTGGCTCCGTGACTGGGTGTGGCGCTTCCTAGGCGTCTACGACAACATGGATGCCAAAGCCAGCGCCGCGCTCTGCATCCTCGAGATGCTGAAAACAGGCACCACCTCCTTCATAGAGATACATCTTCACAGCCGCTATGGTTTCGACGGCATAGCCGAGGTAGTCAAACAATCAGGCATCCGCGGCGTTCTCTCCAAAACGATCATGGACATGAAGGGTTACGCTACTGAGGAAAACTTGATGCCGCCCTCTATGATCGAGGATGGAGAAGCATGCATCCGAGAGTTCAAACAAATGTATCAGAAATGGAATGGGCAGGCTGATGGCCGTATAGATGTTTGGCTTGGTTTGAGGAGCGCCGGAGCTGTCTCGGACAAGCTCTTCTATGAGGCTGCTGAAATCGCGAAGGAATACGACACAGGAATAACCAATCACGTGGCGGAGGTGAGGGAAGACCTCGAATACTACCGTCGAGCCTATGGAACGGGAGTTGCAGGCTATCTCGAGAAATTCAATATGCTGGGGGAGAAACATGTATATGCACACTGTGTGTGGCTCAACGAAGAAGACATGAAGAAGTTTGCGGAGACGGGAACAACGGTGTCACACTGTCCATCCTCAAACATGAAGCTAGGCTCAGGCATAGCGCCTGTCTCAGACATGCTGAAACACGGGGTAAACGTTGCACTTGGCTGCGACGGCGGCCCAAGCAACGACAGCTACGACATGATAAGGGAGATGAAGATGGCGGCGTGTCTGCAGAAAGTTCGAACACTCGACCCTCGAGTAATATCGGCGTGGGATGTCTTGACGATGGCAACACGTAACGGAGCAAGGGCGATGGGCAAGCTCAACATGCTGGGAAGCCTAGAGCCCGGCAAAAAAGCCGACATCGTCATCGTAAGCCTCACCAGGCCATCGGTCACACCCATTTCAAACCCCGTCTCACTACTGGTATACGCTGCATCGGGAGCGGACGTACGAGACGTCATGATAGACGGAAAATTCGTCGTCAAAGACAAGAAGGTGTTGACCATGGACGAGGAGGAGGTAATCAGGCAAGCCAACAAGCATCTCGAAAGAATAGTATCAAAAGTAGACCCCAACCTAGACCTGCTCAAAACGATGTAGGCGCAAGGTATTCGATTATTGGAAGCACTTCGCCCGTGACTGGGTACAACAGTGGCTCAGTACATCCGGCTTCCACGTATTCGATTATTTTTCTTTTGACAGTCTTAAGGTCACCAACCGCCATCAGCGTGGATGCAAGCTTCTCGTCAACCAGCTCCATCGCCTGCTCAAGCTTCCTCTCCGTCGTGGGCCAACCTCCCGTAATTTCCCTTATCTCGCCTGTAATCTTTTCTGAAACACCAGAGGCAAGAGCGATGTGCGGCTCCATAGCCAAATACTCTGCAACCATCAGCCGGGCCCTTCGATAAGCTTTCTCGAGGTCAACTGAGTAGGCGACTGCGAGTAGCTGCGGCCGGTCGATGTCGTCCAGTTTTCGCCCTGCTTTTTTAGCGCCGTTCTCGATATGTTGTAATGCTTTTCTGTTGTATTCTGGTGAGACAAGGTAGTTGAGCAGCACGCCGTCAGCTATTTCACCAGCGAGTTCCATCATTTTAAACCCCGTTGCACCCACGTATACGGGGACTTGTGAGGGGACTCGCTCCAGCCTCACACCCCTAACCTTTACAAACTCTCCCTCGAAAAACACCTCCTCACCGCTGAAAAGCTTCTTCAAAACAGTGACATGTTCAAACATGGCCTGAAGTGTTTTACGCCGCTCTATACCAATCTTGGAGGCCATCGGCTCCCATAACACACCGATACCTAGACATGCTCTTCCGTTTGTTAGCTCGTCAAGGGTGGTGAAAGTTGTGGCAAGTGTTACTACGTTCCTTGTCCAGGTATGCAAAACCCCGGTCCCCAGTTTGATTTTTTCGGTCACAGCGCCAAGGGCCGCTATAGAGATTGTCGAATCTCTTGAAGTTCTTGACTCACCCTGCCAAATGCTGGTAAACCCACCGCGTTCAGCTAACCTAGCATAATCCATTTCGTCTCTTAGAGGTGTGGGGGCTGTAAAGTAGAGACCTATTCTGTCGAGTCTTTTACCCATTTTTAGAGCCCCTCCCAAAGTTTTTCAGCGGCCTTAAAGCATTTTTGGCGAATATTTTCTTCATCACCTGTTGCAAGGCGTCCCTTCTCCACAACTACTTTTCCATCGACTATGACGGTGTCAACCCATGAGCCGCTGGCGTATACAACTACCTGAGTCAAAACATTTTCAGGTGTAACTGGTGTGGGGAACTTGTTCTGGAGCAGCACCAAGTCGGCTTTGTAGCCTTTCTCTATCCGGCCACCTCTATATCCCAGTGTTTTGGCGCCGTTTTCAGTCGCCATCCTAAACACTGTTTCAGCAGGCATGACTCCTGCGTTCTCTTTGGCGGCTTTGTGTATGAGCCATGTGTTACGCATCACCTCGAACATGTCCACTATGAAACCATCTGTACCTAGGCAAACCGTCAACCCACGTTGAAGCATCTCGGGGACAGGAGCTATTCCTCCACCCACTTCGCCGTTGCTGAGCGGCTGATGGGAAATTTTTACATCATATTTCGCGAGGATGTTCAACTCATCGGAAGTCGTCTTTACACACTGGGATGCGAGTACATCATCTCTCCAGAACCCTAACTCCTCATAAAGTTGGGCCGGGTATTTACCATATTTTTTTAGTGCCTGCTGCGTCTCATAGCTTCCCTCCTCAAAATGGATGTGAATGCCCGCTTTAGTCATGTCCGCATCTGCTCTGCATCTCCTTATAAAATCGGGTGAGCACGTGAAGGTGGTATGTAGGCAGTGCATGCCCTTAAC
The sequence above is drawn from the Candidatus Caldarchaeum subterraneum genome and encodes:
- a CDS encoding NADPH-dependent F420 reductase, which encodes MMAAVLGGTGDLGFGLAARLAKAGVDVVIGSRRLERAVEAAEKIRALVGRENVNGAVNRDAVKAAEVVFFSVPYEGLVEIARDVAPFLQPFTVSVSCVVSFAEDVCAAEMLAENLQQGAKVVSALHTVSASLLSDISRAVNSDTFIFGDDRDAKKKVANLLKLVEGLRPVDGGPLKNSRYGELFTRFLVGVNKRYGVSWAGLRVTWLDDEVVNRRWEL
- a CDS encoding phosphomannomutase, whose amino-acid sequence is MKVSPHIFRAYDIRGVYRVDLDESLAYSVGRAFGKIVTGKVVVGRDVRRSGESLVKALCDGLTDAGHDVLNLGVCTTPACYFGGRFYRAGGGVMVTASHNPPDWNGFKMFLGDGETVSQGAGMEKIRDMIINGDLGSPAKEKGVVEKVDFQSVYIQHIVSRFSPMYGLRMAADFSDGSASLCFPQICEKLGITLRQLNNNPDGYFRGHMPEPTEENISELKQVVIAEKLDFGVAFDGDADRAVFVDDMGRVLQGDIAMAVLLKTLDKKGIIVYDVNSSTALKEMAEKLGFTPMEWKVGRAFLHRKVRELGAVMGGEKSNHLYFGELEGDDDAIYAALKMATLLHRTKTSLSKHVDEIPKYPTTPILVYDCPDEKKFAVIEKISERLSQMGFKTNNLDGVKAYGEEGWILIRASNTMPQIKMSIEAKKAESLNMLRQLGERLIREAMETV
- a CDS encoding acetyl-CoA C-acyltransferase, whose product is MRNVAIVGVGQSPFGRASDKGINELAWQAIKQALQDAGITQKDVGFVSVANVGGWSAEPLPAVSVNEYAGLTGVGTYRVEAACASGSAALVTAANLVSSGAVDIALAVGVERMNESPTPTAVELIGRAGNYFWEFEMFGLTFPSYYALYATAYMNKYGATEEDLAKISVKNHFYASFNEYAAFRKRVTVEEVLKSRPVAWPLKLLDCSPITDGAAAVVLASEDVARKLTDTPVWIAGFGYGSDTSNLSKRPDFLTLRATRKAAAEAYKKAGVDPSKPVKSFDVVEVHDCFTIAEILAYEDLGFAAPGQGYMLAREGETYKGGLIPVNLDGGLKAKGHPIGATGVSMAAEITKQLRQEAPAERQADIVKGMGLAHNVGGTGHYAYITIYSLKKPG
- a CDS encoding conserved hypothetical protein (pyridoxamine 5'-phosphate oxidase-related FMN-binding), translated to MAMLNASERRFVEANELCRLATTDENSQPHVVPVAYIYYNNKFYIATDLDTRKLANIRRNNKVALVIDKTNPNRAVMVQGLATILLRGEEYRTVYKIFYDRFAWVRRDPWQEGEAAFIAVEPLKVVSWGLRQ
- a CDS encoding conserved hypothetical protein (amidohydrolase); this translates as MSRYLLKGGFVVPVDGSRRIIRDGCVLVEDDKIELVGTREEVMPHARGAEVVDAEKCLIIPGLIDTHVHLAQALLRGVVPDNLTLIPWLRDWVWRFLGVYDNMDAKASAALCILEMLKTGTTSFIEIHLHSRYGFDGIAEVVKQSGIRGVLSKTIMDMKGYATEENLMPPSMIEDGEACIREFKQMYQKWNGQADGRIDVWLGLRSAGAVSDKLFYEAAEIAKEYDTGITNHVAEVREDLEYYRRAYGTGVAGYLEKFNMLGEKHVYAHCVWLNEEDMKKFAETGTTVSHCPSSNMKLGSGIAPVSDMLKHGVNVALGCDGGPSNDSYDMIREMKMAACLQKVRTLDPRVISAWDVLTMATRNGARAMGKLNMLGSLEPGKKADIVIVSLTRPSVTPISNPVSLLVYAASGADVRDVMIDGKFVVKDKKVLTMDEEEVIRQANKHLERIVSKVDPNLDLLKTM
- a CDS encoding coenzyme F420-dependent N5,N10-methenyltetrahydromethanopterin reductase translates to MGGALKMGKRLDRIGLYFTAPTPLRDEMDYARLAERGGFTSIWQGESRTSRDSTISIAALGAVTEKIKLGTGVLHTWTRNVVTLATTFTTLDELTNGRACLGIGVLWEPMASKIGIERRKTLQAMFEHVTVLKKLFSGEEVFFEGEFVKVRGVRLERVPSQVPVYVGATGFKMMELAGEIADGVLLNYLVSPEYNRKALQHIENGAKKAGRKLDDIDRPQLLAVAYSVDLEKAYRRARLMVAEYLAMEPHIALASGVSEKITGEIREITGGWPTTERKLEQAMELVDEKLASTLMAVGDLKTVKRKIIEYVEAGCTEPLLYPVTGEVLPIIEYLAPTSF
- a CDS encoding N-ethylammeline chlorohydrolase, producing the protein MEYGEKMTEVDLLVLGGLVVTGADGPVYSPGYVAVGNGVVVDVGKAKPSGYTAQKTVDASGMIILPGLVSAHDHMYGVLAHGIPVKSQLKDFWDFLKNFWWPYVEDRLDKNLAEAAVHYAAAERLRTGTTCVADILEAPNALPNVLETEARAVESLGLRAVLSFEATERMSPENGIQGLEENKRFIEKMNTRPRLVKGMHCLHTTFTCSPDFIRRCRADADMTKAGIHIHFEEGSYETQQALKKYGKYPAQLYEELGFWRDDVLASQCVKTTSDELNILAKYDVKISHQPLSNGEVGGGIAPVPEMLQRGLTVCLGTDGFIVDMFEVMRNTWLIHKAAKENAGVMPAETVFRMATENGAKTLGYRGGRIEKGYKADLVLLQNKFPTPVTPENVLTQVVVYASGSWVDTVIVDGKVVVEKGRLATGDEENIRQKCFKAAEKLWEGL